One Edaphobacter flagellatus genomic region harbors:
- a CDS encoding purine-nucleoside phosphorylase, translating into MTDLFSKAIAAAEFIRQRFPTRPRLALILGSGLGDFAANVADATVIPYSEIPNFPQSTVAGHSGKLVLGHIGGIPVAVMQGRVHAYEGYLLNEVTFPVRVLGLLGAEQLIVTNAAGGINTRYGQGAIVAISDHINLTGSNAAVGPNEPRFGLLPNSGQRFFDMTTAYSPALRTLAIAEAAKQGWTLSEGVYIAVLGPSYETPAEIRAFRTLGADLVGMSTVHEVIIARHMGIEVLGLSIVTNMAAGVLDEPINHEEVMEIGKRIAGQFTGLLTALIPQLGERRGA; encoded by the coding sequence ATGACCGACCTCTTCTCGAAGGCAATAGCAGCAGCAGAATTCATCCGCCAGCGCTTTCCCACTCGCCCCCGACTGGCCCTCATTCTCGGCTCCGGACTCGGTGACTTCGCCGCAAATGTCGCGGATGCAACCGTGATCCCGTACTCCGAGATTCCCAACTTCCCGCAATCGACCGTCGCCGGACACTCCGGCAAGCTCGTCCTCGGCCATATCGGCGGCATCCCCGTCGCCGTTATGCAGGGTCGCGTCCACGCCTACGAAGGCTACCTGCTCAACGAGGTCACGTTCCCGGTGCGTGTTCTCGGCTTGCTCGGCGCAGAACAGCTTATCGTCACCAATGCCGCGGGCGGCATCAATACGCGTTATGGTCAGGGTGCAATCGTCGCTATTTCCGACCACATTAACCTCACCGGTTCCAACGCTGCAGTCGGCCCCAACGAGCCGCGCTTCGGACTCCTGCCGAACTCAGGACAGCGCTTCTTCGACATGACAACGGCTTACTCGCCTGCGCTGCGCACTCTCGCCATCGCCGAAGCCGCAAAACAGGGCTGGACACTGAGCGAAGGCGTCTACATCGCCGTTCTCGGTCCCAGCTACGAAACTCCGGCGGAAATCCGCGCCTTCCGCACCCTCGGAGCCGATCTCGTCGGCATGTCGACCGTGCACGAAGTCATCATTGCCCGCCACATGGGCATCGAGGTTCTTGGCCTCTCCATCGTCACCAACATGGCTGCCGGAGTTCTCGACGAACCCATCAACCACGAAGAAGTAATGGAGATCGGCAAGCGCATCGCCGGACAGTTCACCGGCCTGCTCACCGCCCTGATCCCTCAGCTTGGCGAGCGGAGAGGGGCCTAA
- a CDS encoding MSCRAMM family adhesin SdrC, translating to MAKRVITIVLLLVLALFVYVGYNSYDAKHGGISGEVYSNGVRQTAASRAQQQASQSSDADTIVYPAQQDASTAQNTAAVQPAQTTTAAQANSLAQTTAAAPQANSQVTQSQQAAGANAPATDTISPNPPNGMVFAGSGRYQLYRQGNITWRLDTETGRSCVIFATDEEWRKPRVYRAGCGKS from the coding sequence ATGGCGAAACGAGTCATCACCATCGTGCTGCTGTTGGTTTTGGCGCTGTTCGTTTACGTGGGTTACAACTCCTACGACGCCAAGCACGGCGGCATCTCAGGCGAGGTCTACTCCAATGGAGTGCGTCAGACAGCCGCAAGCAGAGCACAGCAGCAGGCATCCCAATCCTCCGATGCCGACACCATCGTCTATCCTGCCCAGCAGGACGCGTCCACGGCACAGAACACCGCAGCAGTCCAGCCCGCACAAACCACAACTGCGGCGCAAGCCAACTCGTTAGCCCAGACTACAGCCGCTGCTCCCCAGGCAAACTCACAGGTTACCCAGTCCCAACAGGCCGCCGGAGCCAATGCCCCCGCCACGGATACCATCAGCCCCAACCCTCCAAACGGCATGGTCTTCGCAGGCAGCGGACGCTATCAACTCTATCGTCAGGGCAACATCACCTGGCGCCTCGATACCGAAACCGGTCGAAGCTGCGTCATCTTCGCCACCGACGAGGAATGGCGCAAGCCACGCGTCTACCGCGCAGGCTGCGGCAAGAGCTAA
- a CDS encoding lysophospholipid acyltransferase family protein: MLRATWRISKAVAFLIGLALDLLLRPSCDVQDSAERVHRCCQRLVRALGVAWKVQGDLPASGVVIANHLSYLDILLLAAVRPFVMVAKSEVRGWPLIGWITAQAGTVYVVRGGGPATYPGVNRAMAEAYRSGLPVLFFPEGTTTDGSEVLPFRRGLFHSVLKEGAAVHPAALSYAIDERDIRAGMTVANDVCWWGDATLAPHLFRLAGMQGIRAAVNFGEEVTSRRDRFELAETSRDQIAIMYTQLECSWSGEMATAHEAELAEVL; encoded by the coding sequence GTGCTTCGCGCTACATGGAGAATCTCGAAGGCCGTTGCCTTTCTGATCGGCCTTGCGTTGGATCTTCTATTGCGCCCGTCGTGTGATGTTCAGGATTCCGCAGAGCGAGTGCATCGCTGCTGTCAGAGGCTTGTACGCGCTCTTGGGGTTGCGTGGAAGGTTCAGGGAGATCTTCCAGCGTCAGGCGTTGTGATTGCGAATCATCTGAGCTATCTCGATATTCTGCTGCTTGCTGCAGTGCGGCCATTTGTGATGGTGGCGAAGTCCGAGGTGCGCGGCTGGCCGCTGATCGGTTGGATTACGGCCCAAGCTGGAACGGTCTACGTTGTTCGTGGCGGCGGGCCTGCGACGTACCCCGGCGTGAATCGCGCGATGGCGGAAGCGTATCGCAGCGGGCTTCCGGTCTTGTTCTTTCCTGAGGGGACAACGACGGATGGCAGCGAGGTGCTGCCGTTTCGGCGCGGACTGTTTCATTCGGTGCTGAAAGAAGGTGCCGCGGTGCATCCGGCGGCGCTGAGTTATGCGATCGATGAGAGAGACATCCGCGCAGGCATGACGGTTGCGAATGATGTTTGCTGGTGGGGCGATGCAACGCTGGCGCCGCATTTGTTTCGTCTTGCGGGAATGCAGGGCATTCGCGCAGCGGTTAACTTTGGAGAAGAGGTAACGAGCCGTAGAGACCGGTTCGAGCTGGCGGAGACATCTCGCGACCAGATCGCGATCATGTATACGCAGCTTGAGTGCTCGTGGTCAGGCGAGATGGCGACCGCGCACGAGGCCGAGTTGGCTGAGGTTCTTTAG
- the udk gene encoding uridine kinase: MTERPEQLSFPQRPLIIGIAGCSGSGKTTLARELTGQLSATLLPLDFYYNCLKHLPPDERARSNFDHPDALEHALLAQHIEELAEGNAIERPIYDFTTHTRVADHTETVTPAPVIIVEGILALHYPELRTLYDFSIYVNAPNTICLNRRIYRDMRERGRTEESVRAQFEATAKPMADLYVIPSAEHASITVEGTDALDWSVEQVLKNLSQLGLVRGRHLA, encoded by the coding sequence GTGACCGAACGACCGGAACAGCTTTCTTTTCCGCAGCGGCCTCTGATCATCGGCATCGCCGGCTGTTCCGGCTCCGGCAAAACAACGCTGGCCCGCGAACTTACCGGCCAGCTATCGGCGACGCTGCTTCCGCTCGACTTCTACTACAACTGCCTCAAGCACCTGCCGCCCGACGAGCGAGCACGCAGTAACTTTGACCACCCCGATGCTCTCGAGCACGCTCTGCTCGCGCAGCACATCGAAGAACTTGCCGAGGGAAATGCCATCGAGCGCCCCATCTACGACTTCACAACACACACCCGCGTTGCCGACCACACCGAGACCGTCACTCCGGCTCCCGTCATCATCGTCGAAGGCATCCTCGCACTGCATTACCCAGAACTTCGCACGCTTTACGACTTCAGCATTTACGTCAACGCACCGAACACGATTTGCCTGAATCGCCGCATCTATCGCGACATGCGCGAACGCGGTCGCACCGAAGAAAGTGTTCGTGCCCAGTTTGAAGCCACAGCAAAACCAATGGCTGATCTCTACGTCATCCCTTCGGCAGAGCACGCGTCCATCACAGTGGAAGGAACCGACGCGCTTGACTGGTCCGTCGAACAGGTTCTAAAGAACCTCAGCCAACTCGGCCTCGTGCGCGGTCGCCATCTCGCCTGA
- a CDS encoding GNAT family N-acetyltransferase, which produces MVSVLESSSSVVPVSPLVSAPFLVPELPAKKDIRLEAGSYVARLALTEAERLATYRLRFIVFNLEMNEGLESAYVDGLDKDKYDDVCDHLIVEEKLTGAIVGTYRLQMGDVAGRNFGYYSEQEFSFAPYEAMRNQIVELGRACIHRDHRSSEVLHLLWRGIARYSLANGGRYMMGCCSLNSQDPALGHAVYGSLANCMVEPELRTVATAPFALPAPEMTLPDERAPKLLRAYLAIGAKICSEPAIDREFKTIDFLTLLDLQTLHPRVAARFL; this is translated from the coding sequence TCCTGGAATCATCCTCTTCCGTCGTTCCGGTTTCACCTCTCGTCTCCGCTCCATTCCTTGTTCCCGAACTTCCAGCGAAGAAGGACATTCGCCTTGAAGCTGGTTCCTATGTGGCGAGGCTGGCTTTGACTGAGGCAGAGCGTCTTGCGACCTATCGTCTTCGGTTTATCGTTTTCAACCTCGAGATGAATGAGGGGCTGGAGTCGGCTTACGTCGATGGTCTCGATAAGGATAAGTACGATGATGTCTGCGACCATCTGATTGTTGAAGAGAAGCTGACCGGTGCCATCGTAGGAACGTATCGCCTGCAGATGGGGGATGTGGCTGGTCGCAACTTCGGCTATTACAGCGAACAGGAGTTTAGCTTTGCTCCTTATGAGGCGATGCGCAATCAGATCGTTGAATTGGGACGTGCCTGCATTCATCGCGATCATCGCTCTTCTGAGGTGCTACATCTTCTGTGGCGCGGCATTGCGCGCTACTCACTCGCAAACGGTGGACGCTATATGATGGGCTGCTGCTCGCTCAACTCGCAGGATCCAGCGCTCGGACATGCGGTTTATGGCTCGCTTGCTAACTGCATGGTCGAACCGGAGCTGCGCACTGTTGCGACTGCTCCATTTGCGCTGCCTGCGCCTGAGATGACGCTTCCGGATGAACGTGCGCCGAAGCTGCTGCGTGCGTATCTGGCAATTGGAGCCAAGATTTGCAGCGAACCGGCGATCGACCGCGAGTTCAAAACGATCGACTTTCTGACGCTGCTCGATCTACAGACTCTGCATCCACGGGTTGCAGCGCGATTTCTCTGA